A window from Peromyscus eremicus chromosome 1, PerEre_H2_v1, whole genome shotgun sequence encodes these proteins:
- the Ms4a1 gene encoding B-lymphocyte antigen CD20 isoform X4: MDSNNMHSPVFLVLPPEVTSQEYQATGLTATAYDSQKRVQKILIRKLKILGTVQILFGIMNFSFGVVFLFTLVNPYPRFPFIFISGYPFWGSALFINSGAFLIALKRKTTDTLIKMSQVMNLLSALGAAAGIILLIFGLLLDKEFICGYSTDAIQCGPITVLFLGILVMLMIFSIAELFISLFSSFLGYTKK; the protein is encoded by the exons ATGGATTCAAACAATATGCACAGTCCTGTGTTCCTGGTGCTTCCTCCAGAGGTTACCAGTCAAGAATACCAAGCAACAGGACTTACAGCCACAGCCTATGACTCCCAAAAACGAGTGCAGAAAATCCTTATTAGAAAATTGAAGATCTTAGGG ACCGTCCAGATCCTGTTTGGAATCATGAACTTTTCGTTTGGAGTTGTTTTCCTTTTCACCTTGGTAAACCCATACCCAAGGTTTCCTTTTATATTTATCTCAGGATATCCATTTTGGGGCTCTGCTTTG tTCATTAACTCTGGAGCCTTTCTGATTgcattgaaaagaaaaactacagacaCTCTG ATAAAAATGAGCCAGGTGATGAATTTACTTAGTGCCCTGGGAGCAGCAGCTGGAATCATTCTCCTCATATTTGGTCTCCTTCTAGATAAAGAATTCATCTGTGGCTATTCTACAGATGCTATTCAATGTGGTCCTATTACTGTTCTATTCCTT GGGATTTTGGTTATGTTGATGATCTTCAGCATTGCTGAACTGTTCATTTCCCTCTTTTCCTCATTTTTGGGATACACCAAAAAATAA